The Deltaproteobacteria bacterium genomic interval CGACGAAAATTTCGACGTATTAGTTGTTGATAATGCTGCCGTCAGAGAGCGACAATTGGCTCGCCTTGCTAAAATCAAGCGAGAGAGAAATCAGGCTAAGGTTGATCAAGCCCTGGACGGCCTCCGATTGGCGGCCAGAGATCCAGAGCAAAACTTATTGGCTTTTGCCATTGAGGCCATACGGGTCCGAGCCACTGTCGGAGAAATTTCAGAGGCATTAGCTGATGTCTATGGTCGATACCGCGCCATCAATCAAACTGTGAGCGCCGTGTATTTATCTGCTTATGCTGATAAAAATGAGGGGGCCGTCGTGCTGGCTGAAGTCAAAACTCTAGTCGAAACATTTATTGAGCGAGAAGGTCGCCGACCACGGATCCTCATAGTCAAGCTTGGACAAGATGGCCATGATCGAGGCGCGAAGGTCATTGCAACCGGGCTTGCCGATCTCGGATTTGACGTAGATATCGGTCCACTATTTCAAACACCCGAAGAAGCCGCTAAACAAGCTATTGAATGCGATGCTCACGTTGTGGGAATTTCATCTCAAGCCGCAGGCCATCGCACTCTGGTACCTCAGTTGATCACCGCATTAAACGCTGCGGATGCATCTGAAATTAGAGTGGTCGTCGGTGGCGTCATCCCCCAACAAGACTACGAATTCCTAAAGAAGAGCGGAGTGATGGATATATTTGGACCTGGTTCGCCAATTCCTGAGTGCGCTAGAACAATCGTAAAATCGCTACTGAAACAACCATAAGTGTAGCAATGACAACCAGTACAGAGACACTTATAGCCGGCGTGCTGACAGGCCAGACCAAATCTCTGGCCAAAGCTATCACTTTGCTTGAGACATCGAGAGCCGATCAAAGACAATTAGCTGATCAACTGCTCACCGCTCTACTTCCCCATAGTGGTCGTTCTCTGCGAATCGCGATTAGCGGGCCACCAGGAGTTGGAAAAAGCACGTTCATCGAGGCATTCGGAGAACATTTGCTCAAATCTGGCCATCGTCTTGCCGTGCTGGCGATTGACCCCTCGTCTCCTGTATCAGGGGGCAGTATTATGGGTGATCGACTAAGAATGGAGAATTTAGCCAAATCTTCCGATGCTTTTATACGTCCCTCACCTAGCTCCGGTATGCTTGGCGGCACTGCTCGGCGCACGAGAGAAACCATCATCGCCTGCGAAGCTGCAGGATTTGATGTAATTTGCATAGAAACTGTAGGTGTTGGTCAAAGCGAAACTTTAGCCGCTAGTATGACTGATTTGTTTATTTTACTTTCACTCCCAAATTCTGGAGATGAAGTACAAGGAATCAAGCGCGGAATTTTAGAGCTTGCTGATTTCGTTGTAATCACCAAGGCAGATGGGGCATCGAAACAGGCTGCCGAGCTCGCCAAATTTCAAATTGAGCAAGCATTAATGTTAACCCGCCATGACAGTAAATTCCCCCCTCAAGTCTCGACTGTAAGCAGCATACAGGGCAGGGGGATCAAAGAGCTATATAACGCCGTCGCTGAAACTGCCGCGAAGCTTAGACTCACAGATGATTTCGCAAAAAAAAGACGCAACCAAGCAATCGCCTGGTTCCGTTCTGCATTTATAGAACATGTCATCGCGGATGCTGATCGGAAGCTCCAGACTCTAGCTGCCGCAGTGCTTGATGATGTTGCCAAAGGCAAGATTGCACCAAGTATTGCGGCTGCTAAATTGGCAGCGACTATAATCAGTAAATGAAAATATTCATTTATGCTGAATGCGCGACCAATAGACTTCGTAGTCAAATTTGGGTGAGTGCTGCTTATTATGGCAACCAGTGCATATAGCCCTATCTGGTTTTTTGACACCCCGCTCCCGCTGCGGATTATTAATATGGCTGCGCCGGGCGCCATGGCAGCTCTCACATTGGACATTTGCAAACTGAGGACTCGACTCCGCACTGACGTATCCACCTGGCTCGTTGGCGCCAAGCACATGACATCCAATACATGCTGGATCCTCGTGCTTGTTCTTGTCTTGTAGGGTTTTCAGAGCATGGGCGTGTTTTGTAGCTAAATAAATTTTATACGCGTCCGGATGACAAGCTCCACAGGATTCGGCGCCCGCGAAAGCTGAGTTTTTCAGCTGCGTCTGCCTATTAGCTGCCGACTTACGAAACTCATCCCTGGCAGCCTCACTGTACTGCGCATAGATATCGTCAACAGCAGTACTTTCTGCTGCGATAGAGGGATCGAGCCACGTGATTTGCTTACCCTCACGAAGCCAATCCGGGATGGTGGCAATCTTAGGGTCGTGTTTTGGTTTTGCCAGCAGAGCTGCCAAGCTTGGGGCCTCTGCAATCTGCAATCTCCCCCCCCTCAGAAGACCTTGTCCTGCTAGGGGGACCATCTGAACCACCGGCGTAAGCATTCGCTTTAACCTCGCCTCTTGGCGACGGTCATCAGCCCCAGGTATCGCCTCCAGCTTGGCGGTGTTAGAGCTAATGATCGTTGTGAATAGTCCACAATCAATGACCTGTCGTAGCTCTGGATCACTGCCCGCAAACAAAAGAATACGGTGATCGCCACTGTGTGACGACAGGACTTTTCTCCATCTGTCGAGGAGTTCCTTGTTGAGACCTTCAAATACTGACGTCGATATGGCAGGCTGCACATAACCCATTGCGACCCACCCACGACCAGTCAACTTTTCCTTAGCATATCTCCCTGCAATGTCAGACGTTACCGCGTTACTAAGCACAAAGGGTAACATCTGGTTTTTGTGTTCATCCACCCAAGTGGCGACCTCCGCTCGGCGAAAGAACTCCAACTCATTGAAAAGAATGGCGTTTGGTCGAAGTCGCGCTTGGGCATCTAGAATAAACTTGGTCTTCAGAGCGGGCTCGGCTGGCAACGGAAGGGCGTTACCCAGGTCAAACAGCAGTAATTCTGGATAGATGGCCCGCTCGCGCGCAACTACAGTTGCCAATCGTCTTATGCCGCCAAGGTCGGTGCTTGGATCACATCCACACGGCTCTATGTGACCACGCAAGTCTCCATAAGCAAGAAAACCGATATCAGACGGAGCAGCGGAGGCGAATGTTGTCAAGAGCGCTAATAATAGGTAGACCATGGCTTGTAACCCGAGCAATCGACGACAGAGTTTATGACTCAAATCTGAGTTTAGTCGATTAAGCATCGACCTGAAAGTAGGACATACAAGTGACAGGTATAAGATTGACAGAACGTGCAATTGAAGCTGTGCTTGAGCTTCAACGAGTCAACGCGCAATTCAGCGAGAGTATTCTACGGTTGTACATTGACGGCAAAGGGTGTGACGGATTTTATTATGGGGTCACCTTTTCCGACCAACTTGAGGGCGACGTTGAGGTATTGACGAAACCAATAAGGGTGTTCATCGATCAAAATTCTTTAGAGTTTATGAGAGATGCGATTATCGATTGGGTCGATGATGATCGCGGCAGAGGATTTTTGGTAGAAAATCCGCACCACGGCAAGTTTAGAGGTAAATTTTTCAAACGACAGGCTTGGCAAGAAAAGCTCAGTTCTTCTTCTCAATCACCAATTTAGTGCCAGGTGGAATGACTGTAACACCCTGGCCAAGAAATACGATGTCAAAAATACCGTATGGTCCGCGTGCTTCACGCAGTGATAACAAGCCAGCTCCAGCTCGTTCATTCGATTTTAAATTAAATTTTGCAGCCGAATCATTCACTGCCAACGCTTGGACCTGAGGAATGTCGAGGGATCTCAACGTAGAACCGATGAGCACTTGATCACCTTTCTGATCGAGGACAATTCCGTCCCATCCGAGAGCCTCAAACGTCCAAGCCAC includes:
- a CDS encoding iron-sulfur cluster assembly accessory protein yields the protein MQVTGIRLTERAIEAVLELQRVNAQFSESILRLYIDGKGCDGFYYGVTFSDQLEGDVEVLTKPIRVFIDQNSLEFMRDAIIDWVDDDRGRGFLVENPHHGKFRGKFFKRQAWQEKLSSSSQSPI
- the meaB gene encoding methylmalonyl Co-A mutase-associated GTPase MeaB codes for the protein MTTSTETLIAGVLTGQTKSLAKAITLLETSRADQRQLADQLLTALLPHSGRSLRIAISGPPGVGKSTFIEAFGEHLLKSGHRLAVLAIDPSSPVSGGSIMGDRLRMENLAKSSDAFIRPSPSSGMLGGTARRTRETIIACEAAGFDVICIETVGVGQSETLAASMTDLFILLSLPNSGDEVQGIKRGILELADFVVITKADGASKQAAELAKFQIEQALMLTRHDSKFPPQVSTVSSIQGRGIKELYNAVAETAAKLRLTDDFAKKRRNQAIAWFRSAFIEHVIADADRKLQTLAAAVLDDVAKGKIAPSIAAAKLAATIISK